TTTCTGTCGTGAAAATCGCGAATAAAACCAATACCCCCGCGCTGATATTTTGCATAGCGGTTGAAACAGGAATAGCAAACCCTGCCAGAAAAGAAAACCAAAGCAGAGGCTGCCGAGCGATATTTAAATTCATGCCACCACCAGACAATAATGTTTTTTAGTTAAATCGCGGCCCAGTAGTTTTTCTACTTTCATTTGCCAGCGATGACGCTTTTCACGCTTAGATAAACGATATTGCGGATCCGCCGTGAATACTAATTCGGCATAATCCTGAAACCAAGGCTGAACAATGTCCGGGTGCTTGCCTTTAAAGGGCTGCAATATGCTGGCATCAATCTGGCTGTAATCATGCGCCTTTGGTGTGTGATTCCAGTAGCGGGAAACCTGACGAATTTTTTCGTTCATTTTTTCGCTGGATCGCACATGGCCATAATGGTAAATCGGGCAGCCCACTAAAGCCGCATTAGGATAGCGGCCGCGCTTATTCTGATGCATTACCACCCAGAACAAACCATCAGGGGCCCAGCTGCGAATGGTGTTTCTAATAATTCGAGGGGCGCGGCGATACCAAGCAGGGCTTTTTGCTACTAAATCCGGGCAACCATAAAAATGGTGATAATCAAATACCAGTGCTTCAACTTCGCTATTGGCTAAATGCTTTTCCATTGCGGCACGAATCTTGGGCGCATCTTCTTCATGAATGATTTCATCGCCTTCCAGATAAAAAGCCCAATCGCCACTGCAATTAAACTGAGCAATCATTTTTTGCTGGGCATAAACATAACCACGGTCTTTCATATCCTCATTCCAGGTGGTTTCAATCACCCGAATCCGTGCATCGCCAATGGCTCGGACGCGCTCCAGAGTATCGTCATCGCTTTTACCCACCGCCACGACCACTTCATCGCAAACGCTAAGTAAGCTTTTTAAACTTTCAATATAGGGATAGCCAAGCAGAGTGCCATTGCGTAGGAAGGTAAAGCCGCTAACTTTCATAGGGAATCCGTAAAATGCAAGCTTGCAAGTAGCTAGCCAATCGCGAGATTATAGCAGCCTCAATACAGCTATCTCGCGTCTACACGCTTGCAAAACATGTTAAAAATAAGTGGTCTGATTATTACATTTAATGAAGCACACAATATCGTTGCATGCCTGCGCTCTATGAAACAGGTTTGCGATGACATTGTGGTGGTCGATTCTTGCAGTAGTGATAACACCGTAGAATTAGCGAGGCAAGAAGGCGCAACAGTCATTTCGCAACCCTTCTTGGGCGATGGGCCGCAGCGCAGCGTGGGTTTGCCGCATTGCCTCCACGATTGGGTGCTGAATTTAGACGCCGATGAGCGCTTAGAAGACGATTTAGTCGCTTATTTAAAAAATACTGATTTAAGCCAGCAAAAAGTCAACGCCATTGAAACACGCCGCCGTAATTATATTGGCAATCAGACCACCCGCTTTGCTGGGCAATATCCGGATTATGTACGGCGCATATTTAATAAAACGCAGGCGGATTTTTCACCTGTCGCTGCACACACTAAAATTCAAAGCAATTCATTAAAAAAAATACCCGCGCATATTACCCATTATTCTTATAAAGATTATCCGGATATCTTTAAGCGGGCCTGTCTCTACGGCACTTGGCAGGCACAAACCATCGCTAAAACCAATAAAAAAATCGGCCCGCTCACACCAGGCTTTCATTGCCTGTTTTCATTTTTAAAACATTATGTGATTAAGCTAGGCTTTCTGGCGGGGCACGATGGATTAGCAATCTCGCTAGGCAAAGCCATCGCCTCCTACATCAAATACGCCCACGCAATTGAACTACGTCGTGCACGCGAAAAAAATCTGTAGGCACAGAGCACATTAAGGACACGGAGAACACAGAGAAAACCAAGCAAACAAAACCTAAAAGAAGTCCTGATTGATCCCGTTTCGTCATTCCCGTGCAGATTGAAATCCAGCATTTTTACTGGATCCCCGACAAAAACATTCGGGGATGACGGTCTAATCAAAGCACCCTTAACATCATTTTCATTCTTTCTTCGTGTTCTGCTTTTAAACTCTGTGTTCTCTGTGTCTACAGACCTTAGGTTTTTAAATCATCGCGGCCAAAATGGCAGCCTCTACCGCCGCCCAATCGGGCACGGTGTCGCTGCTGACGATCACTTCAAAGCGTGAATCGCGTCGATAAGCCGTGGTGGTCGCTCCCGGCATGCCGTCTACCCAATCAAATCGATACCAATCCCGCTCGGTGTGAAACACGCCTTTCGCGCGGGATAAACCTGCTAATCCCACGCTTTGCGGGCTGGATAACGTATCAAATAAATCGGCGAGCTTAGCGCTAAAAAACAGGGTTTCTGGAGAAAAAATCCAGCCGCAGCTATGCGAGCCCAAGGCGGAGTGGGATTTTTTAATCGGCCAAGCCAACTCTTCTTCCACGGCAGCAACTGGTTTAACGCGTTTACGCAGATTATTGCTATGCAAATTAGGTGTGCTGGTGACTGGCCAGCGCTCTGGATGCAGCTCTAAATCAAGCAAAGCAGGGTCGAACTCGCCTTGTGCGGCTTGGATAATGGCGAGTTTGGGCGGGAACATGGCTTCTGCCATTTTCCGCGCAGCAGCCATTTGATCCACATCGGCCAAATCGGCCTTACTCAGCACAATCACATCGGCCAATTGCAGCTGATCGCGCCATGTTTCATGGCTGGTATAACGGCTGTCTTGCAAGTGCCGCGCATCAAGCAACGTCAGCACCGCTCGCACATCTAGGGCTGCGGCCAGAAATGGATCGCGCAGTAAATCAATAATGCCTGCCGGATGGCCCAAACCAGATGGCTCGATCAGCAGGCGATCAGGACGCTTACCTTTGAGTAATTTAGTCAGCGTCACGCGCAGCATGGGGCTGGTGGTGCAGCAGATACAACCGCCAGGCACTTCGGCAACTTGTATATCTCCAACCGGCAAACCATCCCCCGCCACCGACAGGCTGGCCCCATCGATGCCCACTTCACCAAACTCATTCACCACCACCGCCCAGTATTCATCCTGTGGCTTAGTGGCAAGCAGCTTCATCATGGCCGTGGTCTTGCCCACGCCTAAAAAACCACTGATTAGATTGACCGGAGTGCGATTCATAAATACTCATTATTGCTAAAGCAAAAAAAATAGAACTTCTGTAGACCCAGAGAAAAAGGAAGAACACAGAGCACACAGAGAAACTAAAGATATGGCTCCAAATAAATCTCAATATGGCAAGCCGTCATCCCCGAGCGTTTTTACCGAGGATCCAGCAGCGCCGCTAGCAGCCTGTCGGACTTAAGCGATCGTAGCGAGGGAAAGACCGGTTTGAGACAGACTTAGCGGGTTTTTAAGGCGAATAGCTGGCTATTCAACGAGAAAATGCGTGAAATATGGCCAAATCCGGCTTTTCCGTAGTAGATCAGTCTTAAGTCCGACAGGCTGCTAGATTCCCGATAAAAGCATTCGGGAATGACGCAGTAGTTCGGCATCGACGGTGAGACTGCATAAAATTGTTTTCTCCGTGGTCTTTGTGTCCTCTCTTTAGCTCTGTGTCTACAGGCTTTTTTTAGTCTGGCTTAGGTTTATTTGGCCTTTGCACACCCGCATGCAGAGCTTGCATCGCCCCGCCCATGTCCCCTGCCAGCATTTTAGGTAGCACGTGATGGGCTTTGATCAACACATCCATGATGCCTTCGAATTCTTCTTTGCGTGGTGGCTTAAGTACAAAATTAGCCACTTCGGCCTTATTACCCGGATGGCCGATGCCCACGCGTAAGCGCCAGAAATCAGGTGTTCCCAAGTGGGCTTGAATATCTTTTAAGCCATTATGCCCACCATTCCCGCCGCCCTGCTTCAGCTTGATCTGCCCTGCAGGGATATCCAGCTCGTCGTGCACCACGAGGATTTCTGCGGGCAAGATTTTATAAAACTGCGCCAGCGCCACCACGGATAAGCCACTGCGGTTCATAAAAGTTTGCGGCTCTAGCAGCCACACATCGCTGCCATGCAGGCGGGCTTTAGCAGCTAGGCCGTGGAATTTATTATCGTGGCGCAAAGAGACATTGGCATCTTTGGCTAATTCATCCACCCACCAAAACCCCGCATTATGGCGGGTTTGCGCGTAGTCGCTACCGGGATTGCCCAGCCCTACGATCAGTTTAATTTGCGGCATAGTCTTTCAAAAGCAGGCGAAAAGGGCTACATGATACCCTAGGTCAATCATCCATTAGCCTTAAGAACGATTCCGTTCCAGTATCAAGGCATAAAAATATAGACATAAAAAAACCCGCCGCAGCGGGTTTTTTTAAAGTACTTAAAACTTAAACAGCTTTTGCGCCGTTCAGGTTTACGATACCCAAGTCTTTACCAGAAGCCAACGATACCAATTCGATACCATCAGCCAGCTTGATGTCAGACAAGTGAACCGAAGTCTTCATTGCAGACAAGTCAGCAAGGTCAACAGTTACGAATTCTGGCAGCTTAGAAGCTACGCAACGAATCATTACTTCGTTCAATACTGTGCTGATTGTACCGCCTTGCAGCTTAACGCCCAGACAAGCATCGCCGTTGATGAAGTGCAATGGCACTTTCAATTCAACAACAGTTGCTTCATTTACGCGTTGTAAATCAACGTGCAGAACCAATTGCTTGAATGGGTGGTATTGAACAGCGCGAACCAGAACTTGCTCAGAAGCAGCACCTTCAATGTTCAGCTTGATCAAAGCAGTGTGGAACGCTTCTTTTTGCAGAGCGTAGTACATGCTGTTGTGATCAAGTGTTACGGCTACAGGAGCTACATCGCCACCGTAAACGATTGCTGGCAAACGACCATCGCGACGCTGGCGGCGGCTCGCACCCGTACCTTGCGCATCACGTGCTACTGCATTGATTTCAAATGTCATGATAAAACTCCATACGCACCGAAGTGCATTTTAATAAGCACCGTCCGCGACCAGACAGTGCAACAGAAAACCCAGATAAAATATCTGGGTTTTGAATTCTTAAGCCGATTTAATCGACAAACAATGAAGAAACAGACTCATCGTTATTAATGCGACGCATCGTTTCAGCCAAGAGGCCAGCAATCGATACTACGCGAACGCGGCCGCTATCTTGCGCTGCTTGGCTTACTGGAATGGTGTCAGTCACAACCACTTCATCTAAGTCAGATTGCATGATGCGCTCAACCGCGGCACCAGAAAATACCGCGTGAGTGGCATAAGCCAATACGCGCTTAGCACCGTGTTGCTT
This genomic interval from Iodobacter fluviatilis contains the following:
- a CDS encoding glycosyltransferase family 2 protein — encoded protein: MKVSGFTFLRNGTLLGYPYIESLKSLLSVCDEVVVAVGKSDDDTLERVRAIGDARIRVIETTWNEDMKDRGYVYAQQKMIAQFNCSGDWAFYLEGDEIIHEEDAPKIRAAMEKHLANSEVEALVFDYHHFYGCPDLVAKSPAWYRRAPRIIRNTIRSWAPDGLFWVVMHQNKRGRYPNAALVGCPIYHYGHVRSSEKMNEKIRQVSRYWNHTPKAHDYSQIDASILQPFKGKHPDIVQPWFQDYAELVFTADPQYRLSKREKRHRWQMKVEKLLGRDLTKKHYCLVVA
- a CDS encoding glycosyltransferase family 2 protein — its product is MLKISGLIITFNEAHNIVACLRSMKQVCDDIVVVDSCSSDNTVELARQEGATVISQPFLGDGPQRSVGLPHCLHDWVLNLDADERLEDDLVAYLKNTDLSQQKVNAIETRRRNYIGNQTTRFAGQYPDYVRRIFNKTQADFSPVAAHTKIQSNSLKKIPAHITHYSYKDYPDIFKRACLYGTWQAQTIAKTNKKIGPLTPGFHCLFSFLKHYVIKLGFLAGHDGLAISLGKAIASYIKYAHAIELRRAREKNL
- a CDS encoding CobW family GTP-binding protein, with product MNRTPVNLISGFLGVGKTTAMMKLLATKPQDEYWAVVVNEFGEVGIDGASLSVAGDGLPVGDIQVAEVPGGCICCTTSPMLRVTLTKLLKGKRPDRLLIEPSGLGHPAGIIDLLRDPFLAAALDVRAVLTLLDARHLQDSRYTSHETWRDQLQLADVIVLSKADLADVDQMAAARKMAEAMFPPKLAIIQAAQGEFDPALLDLELHPERWPVTSTPNLHSNNLRKRVKPVAAVEEELAWPIKKSHSALGSHSCGWIFSPETLFFSAKLADLFDTLSSPQSVGLAGLSRAKGVFHTERDWYRFDWVDGMPGATTTAYRRDSRFEVIVSSDTVPDWAAVEAAILAAMI
- the pth gene encoding aminoacyl-tRNA hydrolase, coding for MPQIKLIVGLGNPGSDYAQTRHNAGFWWVDELAKDANVSLRHDNKFHGLAAKARLHGSDVWLLEPQTFMNRSGLSVVALAQFYKILPAEILVVHDELDIPAGQIKLKQGGGNGGHNGLKDIQAHLGTPDFWRLRVGIGHPGNKAEVANFVLKPPRKEEFEGIMDVLIKAHHVLPKMLAGDMGGAMQALHAGVQRPNKPKPD
- a CDS encoding 50S ribosomal protein L25/general stress protein Ctc → MTFEINAVARDAQGTGASRRQRRDGRLPAIVYGGDVAPVAVTLDHNSMYYALQKEAFHTALIKLNIEGAASEQVLVRAVQYHPFKQLVLHVDLQRVNEATVVELKVPLHFINGDACLGVKLQGGTISTVLNEVMIRCVASKLPEFVTVDLADLSAMKTSVHLSDIKLADGIELVSLASGKDLGIVNLNGAKAV